CAACGAGGGCAGGCCTGGGCCATGTTGGGTATGGCAACCGCAACGCGCTTGTATGACAGAAAGTCCTATGCTCAAGCAGCCCTGAATGCCTGCCGATATTGGCACGAGCGTTGGGGGAAGTTTGCGCATGGCTTTTTGACGCAAGAGTCCCCACTGAGCCCGGTAGACCGTTCAGCCTGGGCGATTGCTTCTTTGGCCATGTATGAGCTGTGGCAGATTCTGCCGGAACAGCAATGGCTGCACGAGCAATCGCGCTTGTACCTGGATGCCTTGCTGACTCCCGAGTTAAGTGAGACAGGGCGCTTTGTGGGGCATCTTTATAAAGTTGCACCGGGGCAGTCTGAACTGGTGGAATCGGCCTGCGCCAGCTTCTTTTTGCTGGAGGCCTTGCTGGCGCATTCGGCTTGATGCGCTTACAGGTCGGTTGCTTGCTTTACTGAACAGGGGCATGGCGTGTCGATAACAAACAGGCCAAAACACAGAAATGGTTTTGGCCTGCTTTGCATTTGACGATGCAGCGTATCAGGAAATCTGTAAAGATCCGGTCGCACCCATCAGCAGGTCGATCACATCCGGTGCGGTAATGATCTCAAAACGCGGGTCCATCTGCTCGGCGCTCAGGCCGTTATGCAGCATGCAGGACTTGCACACGGCCACGCGTCCACCTTGCTCCAGATACTTCTTCAACAGATCTGCGGCCGGTTCAAAGGGTGCGCCAATACTGATAGGTTCGGCGGCACCGGGTACACCCAGCGCGACTCCTTCAGCCATCAGAATCAGGCAGGCGCTATGTCCTTTCTGAACCGCATTGACCGCCATGGTCAGGGCTACGGTTACCTTATCGGGATTGCCCTGTGCATGAAACAGCGTGGATACGAAAGCAGCGGGTTTAGGCATCACAGTTCTCCTTGGTTTCGGTTCAAGACTTGAATTCGTTGAATGCTGCAACGGCATTGGCGGCGTACATCACGGACGGGCCACCGCCCATATAAATCGCCACGCTCAAGGCTTCGTGCTCTTCTTCCAGACTGGCTCCCATCTGCGCCAGATTGCTGGAAATACCTTGGGTCAGTCGCTTGTAGCTAGTTTCACTCATGCATAACTCCTGTCGTATTAACAAAAGCAAAGGAATGCTGAAATTATTGACTGCATTAATTAAGTATATGCTAAATTAATATTTATCTAAATTAATAAGCAAGAAAAGCTGGATAAACCATGATCCAAAGCAAATCGGACATCGAGCTCTTACAAGAGAGCGCTGATCAGGCCGCGGCCTTGTTGCAAGCGGTGGGCAATCCCAAACGCCTGGTGATCTTGTGTCTCTTGATTCAGCAAGGCGAGATGAGTGTAGGAGCACTGAACGAGATGGTGGCGCTAAGCCCTTCGGCCCTGTCACAGCATTTGGCGCGTATGCGCCAGGAAGGCCTGGTCAGCTACCGGCGCGAGGCGCAGACCTTGTATTACCGCATTGAGGATCCGAACGTCGCCAAGTTGATTGGCACCTTGAAAGATATTTTCTGTCCCTGAGCCTGAAGGCCGCAGGGAGCAGGGCGCATCGCCTTCCAGCCATCGCCCGACCCGTTTTTCCCTTGCTTCTTTGTTGAAAGGATTCGCCATGAAAAGCAATGTAGGTGGTTTGGATCGTATTGTTCGTATCGTTGTGGGTGTGGTGCTGATTGCGCTGGCAGCCACGCAGGTCATAGGCTGGTGGGGCTGGCTGGGCCTGATTCCCCTGATCACGGGCCTGGTCGGTTTTTGCCCGCTGTACCCCATGCTGGGTCTGAGTACCTGCCCGCTGAAAAAGCGTCAGTAAATCAGTCCCCATAGCCCAATAGCGGGCCATTCCCACCTGCTCCTTGAGAGGATTCATTCGGCTCAAGGAGCCTTTTTATTGCCTGAGAATCGGCTTTGCCCAGCGGATGCGTGGCGGCCAAAGCAAGGCGCTTGGCTGGCCTTTTCGCCAATGTATGATACAAATCTGTTCAATGTGGACATTGTTTAGGTGTATTTATGTCTGGCAACAACGCTGACACGGGCAAGAGCAAAAAGATTCTGATCATTGCTGGCCCGAACGGGGCAGGCAAGACGACGTTTGCGCGCTCTTTCCTCCCGGCCGAGGCGGAGGTGCTGCGCTTTATCAATGCAGATCTGATCGCAGCGGGCCTGTCTCCGTTTGCACCAGAAAGCGCGGCCATCAAGGCCGGTCGTTTGATGCTGGATGAGCTGAAAGAAGCGGTTCGCCTGGGCGAGAGCTTCGCGCTGGAAACGACCTTGTCTGGCCAGGGCTATGTGCGTCATATTGAAAAATGGCAGGCGCAGGGCTATCGAGTCAGCTTGTATTTTTTAAGTCTGCCCGATGCGGATATGGCGATCGCGCGGGTGGCAGAACGGGTACGTCAGGGTGGTCATAACATCCCCGAACCCGTCATTCGTCGCCGCTTTGCGGCTGGCATGAAGAACTTCCTGCATCATTATCGGGATACCGTGGATGATTGGGTTTTGTACGATAACGCAGGTAGTGTGCCAGTCCTGTTGGAGTGGGGAGAGAAAGATGAATAAAGAAGATATTTCCAAAGCAAAGAACCCGGACTTGCGGGCCTCCCTGGCCGCTCTGGAGCGTGCCGCGCAGTCGGCACGTTTTGTGGCCATGCAAACCAATACCTCGGTGGTGTTGGTGGAGAACGGCAAGATGATCAAGCTCTCTGCAGAGCAATTGCGGCAGGAAGTCTGCAAAAGCTGATGACGTTGGGATGCTATCGCTGTTCTGGCCTGCTCATACGGTACTTTTATTTCTGCTGAGCGGCCGATTTCTTGACGTGCTCAAGGGGGCGATGGGTCTTGTAGAGCGACTTGGGGTGGTCGCATGAATATCCATATAGAGCATTGAATTAGCCTGGAAGCAGGCTGGTGGACTGAGTTGCTACTGCAGTCTGCCAGGCACTCTTGCCATACAGATCGGCCTCAGACCATGCCTGCATCCTGCCCTGCATCGAGGTACTGGCTCAAGGTCGCCAAAAACTCCGAAGGTGGATAGGCAAAGGTCTTTTTAAAGGCCACTGAATACGCGCTCAGGCTTTCATAGCCGCTTTCCAGCGCCGCCTGCGTGATGGACTTGCCTTGCAGCAGAAACTGGATCGAGGCCATCAGCCGCATCTGCTGCCGCCATTTCCCCAGATTCATCCCCGTGCTTTTCAGAAAACGCCGATGCAGGGTTTTCGGCGTCAAGGCGTATTGCTGCGCCACCTCATCCATTGTTTTTTGCTGGGCGGGCGAGCGCACCAGATCTTCGCAAATCCGCCGCATCAACTCATCTTCTGGCCAGGGCAAATGAAAAGGCAGGGGATGCAGCACGCGCAGCTCTTCGATCAATAGCTGGCCCAGCAGTGCGTCTCGCAAAGGTGGGTTTTCTTGCGGAATCACCTGCACCAGTGCGGCAATCAATTCACGTACCAGTGGCGTGACATGGATCACGCAATCGTGGTCCGGCAGTTGCGCGGCCAGAATTTCATCAATAAACAGACCATGCACATTCACTGCGGTGGTGGCATTGAGCTGATGCGGCACACCGGGTCGCAACCAGACGGCGGTGGTGGGTGGCACCAGCCACTGACCGGTATCGGCCTGCACCAGCAGTACGCCTTCAGTGGCATACAAAAGATGCCCACGATGGTGGCTATGGCGGGGCACTTCATGCCCGGCCGGGTAATGCTCGATCACCCCGCTGACCAGCAAGGGCGAGGTATCGGAGTGCGACAAGTCCAGCGCCCGCCCACCGCGTTCAGGGGATGCGTAGCCCATGTTCAGAAATGTCCAAAAAGATAAAACAAATGACTATTTTTTGATAGAAAGCCAAGTGCCTTGCAGTCTAAATTGCTTTTATCGTCTTCATCAAGCATCTTGGGATTGAACCTGCTGTGACTCATTTGCACTTGCTATCGCTAGGCCTACTAGCCCTGACATCCGGTCGGGGTCCGTACGCCTGTGTGTGCGAATGGTCCTATCCTGGTTTCCCCAGACCCCGACTGTAGCCAGCTCCTTGGAGCAGGGAAGCCAGGTATGTCATTCCCTATATTCGAGGTTCTCATGCTGACTGATCCTTCCCACAAATACCGTCCCTTTCCCGTCGTCAACTTGCCCGATCGCCAGTGGCCCCAACGCACCCTGAACAAGGCGCCCGTATGGTTGTCTACCGATTTGCGTGACGGCAACCAAGCCCTGTTCGAGCCCATGAATCGCGACCGCAAATTGCGCCTGTTTCAGGAGCTGGTTCGCATTGGTTTCAAGGAAATCGAGGTGGGTTTTCCGTCTGCCTCGCAAACAGATTTTGATATCGTCCGCCAACTGATTGACGAGGGCATGATTCCGAATGACGTCACGCCCATGGTCATCACCCAGCTGCGAGAGGATCTGATTGAAACCACGGTACGCAGCGTGGCGGGGGCGCGTCGTGTGATTGTGCATTTCTACAATGCCATTGCACCGGCGTTTCGTGAAATTGTCTTTGGCATGGAAGTGCCGCAAATCATTGACATGGTGCGGCACCATGTGGAGCTGTTCAAGCGCCTGACCGCCCAGCACCCGGAAACGGAGTGGGTGTTGCAGTATTCGCCTGAAACCTTTTGCATGGCGGAACTGGATGTGTCGCTGGCTGTCTGCAATGCCGCTATCGATGCCTGGGATGCTGGTCCAGCTCGACCCATGATCATCAATCTGCCCACCACAGTAGAAGTGACGACCGCGAACGTCTTTGCCGATCAGATTGAATGGATGGATCGCCATCTGGATAGACGTGAACATATCGTCCTGTCGGTACACCCGCATAACGACCGTGGCACAGGCGTTGCTTGCGCCGAACAAGCCATGCTGGCTGGTGCGCAGCGTGTCGAGGGCTGCCTGTTCGGCAATGGCGAGCGCAGCGGCAATCTGGATGTGGTGACCTTGGCTCTGAATCTGTATACCCAGGGTATTTCGCCACACCTGGATTTCTCCGACATTTCAGCAGTGGCCCGTATCGCGGAAGAAGCAACCTCCTTGCCTATCCACCCGCGTCATCCCTATGTGGGCGATCTGGTCTTTACCGCTTTTTCCGGTTCTCATCAGGACGCGATTGCCAAGGGCTTCGCGGTGCAGAAAGAAGACGCCCCGTGGCGTGTGCCTTATCTGCCGGTTGACCCCAAGGATTTGGGCCGTACTTACGACAGCATCGTGCGTGTCAACAGCCAGTCCGGCAAAGGCGGTATCGCTTTCCTGCTGCAACGCGACTACGGCATTGTGATGCCGCGCCGCATGCAAGTGGAGTTCAGTGCCGTTGTTCAGCAGATAGCCGATTCCAGCGAAACGGAGTTGAACAGTCAGCAGATCTGGGAACTGTTTGAAACTACCTATCTGCAAGCCAATCAGCGCCAAAGCAACATAAGCTACCGTACGCATCGTCTGTTCGATGAGGCACAAGGTCAGCAAGGTATAGAGCTGCAATGCGTGAATGCCAATGGCGAGACTGAAACCTATACCGGAACAGGCAATGGCCCGATTGCGGCGACGGTGGCAGCCTTGAGTCTGCCTTTGCGTATCGACAGCTACGAGGAACGTAGCCTGGGTTCTGGTGCAGACGCCTGCGCAATGGCGATTGTGGAAGCGGTCATGCCGGGTGTGCCTGGATCGAAATTTGGCGTGGGCAAGCACGCGAATATCATTACGGCCAGTGTGATGGCGGTGATGAATGCGGCGGCGCGTTTCGAGGAGGTGGAGGCATAAGCAGCTGTCAAGCTGCGGTGGGCCGCGCTAGCTTCTGTGTGTAATACAAAGGCGCGGGCCACCTTTGACGCGTTAGTGGCTCTGAGTCAGGGGGCGACTCTGCTTGAAGAGTGCTTTACATAGTTGTCTGTGGGCAGGTCTAGATTTATCACCTGGCTTAACCAGCGTGCCACCACCTTCAGTTCATCCTCCGTAAAGCCGTCGGATAGTTGCTGATTCAAGCCCTGCAACGTTGATTTGGCCTTGATGCTGGCTTCCTCACCAGCCGGAGTCAGTGTCAGGCAAATCTTGCGCGTATCCACATCATCCGTCAGACGTTGAATCAAGCCTGCTGCCTGCATGCGTTTGGATAGCCCGGTAATCGCAGCCGGAGCCACTTGCAAGGCGCTGGCTGCTTCCCCCACCGTGACAGAGCCTTGAGAGCGAATCAAGAACAACATGCCAACTTGAGCCGCGCTGATATCTGTCCAGGCCGATGGCTGCTTCTGAATCCAGCGCTGCAAAGCCTTGTGGGCGTGGTTCAACAAAAAGACAAAGCGTGGCTGTGATTTCTGGCTCATTTTGGCGACGGCTGAAGGGGTATGGGTTAGGCGTTACGGGTTTGAGGCGGGGCCGGATTCGCTTTGTGCGATCAGCCAGTCAATCACTATAGGCCAAAGTGCCTCGGCATTGCGTTTACGAAAGAAACCCATGTGACCAATATGCGCCAAACCCAGTTTTTTATGCTCCAGTTGCAGCCTTTCTATAGGGGCTTTGCTCAGTGGTTCCAGCAGCCGGGAAATAGCTTGCGGATTGGCCCAGGGATCATCATCAAAACCCAGAACCAGCAAGGGAATATCGACCTGGCTGGCGCGTTTTTTGGCATCCAGCTGTGGATCGTCATAAAAATAATGGGGCTTTTGTGTCCAGCGGCTCCATTGCTGCATGACACCCCGCGGAAGGTTCTCGCCAAAGCCCAAACGCCGAGTCGGCATATAGCCGCAAAGGCCGCAAAGCACAGGAGTGAGCACCCGCATGATCAAGCCCACCCGGAAGCGCTCCATGGGCTTTTCGATCAAAGCGGTAATCCCCGCATGAGACGCAATCATGACGGCAGCTTTCACGGAACGTGTCGCGGGAGAGATAGCAATCGCATGCCCACCAACGCTATGACCAATGGCCAAAATGGGCAGACCTTCAAAGTGATGAGCAAGCCAATCCGTGACGTAAACCGCATCCTCCAGCATCCAGTCGGACATGGAGACATCGCATTGCCGAATGTCCTTCTGACGAGATCGGCCTATGCCCCGGTAGTCGTAGCTCAGAACAATGAAACCCAGGCTGTTCAGATGCTCAGCAAAAGGACGATAAAAATCCTGTGGAACGGCTGTGGCGGGGTGGATGATGATGCTCGCTTTGGCATCAGCAGCAGGCCATAAGGTTGCACTGATCGGGTCCTTGCCAGCTTGCTGGATCGTCACCTGTTGCATGTTTACCTCTGATTTTATTTAACGTGTTAATAATAAAAGTAGAGTATGAAAACATCAACATAGGTTTGGGTAGCATGATTTTTTTGGTGGGTTGTAGTATTGTTTTTGGATTATTTGTTATTGGCAGTAAAATTTTTAATTTATTGCTATTACTTGTCCTGTTTATTGTGTTGTTTTGGTGTTGGTTTCTTATATTTAATTTTATAGGTTTTTTATGGATATTGAGGCTGAATTAAGTTCTATTTTTTCTCAGAGATCGTCTGGGCCTTTTTTGTTTTTAGGTTCTGGGTTTTCTAGAAGATATATTGGATTAGAGGATTGGGATGGGTTGTTGAGTCGTTATTGTTTAATGGGAAGGCCTTATAATTTTTATAAAAGTAGCTCTAATAATAAAACTCCAGTTTCTGCTCAAATAATAGCAGATGAGTTTCATGATTTTTGGTGGGAGGGAGCTGATTATGCGCCTAGTAGGGAACGTTATTCTAGCCTAATCTCTGATAGGACTTCTCCTCTTAGATTAGAGATTTGCGATTATATTAAGAATAAAAATTTACAAGAAATACCGTCAGATATTTCCGAGGAAATAGAAGCTCTTAAGGAGTGTGATGTTGATGGTGTAATTACTACAAATTGGGATGTTTTTGCGGAGAGCCTGTTTCCGGGTCATAAGGTATATGTAGGGCAAAAAGAGCTTCTTTTTTCCAATACGATGAATGTTGGGGAGATTTATAAAATTCATGGATGTTGTAATTTTCCTGAGTCTTTAGTTTTAACTCAATCGGACTATGAGGATTATAATAATAGAAATGCATATTTAGCGTCAAAGTTAATTACAATTTTTGTTGAGCATCCAATTATTTTTATAGGTTATTCTATTTCTGATCCAAATATTCGTGAGATTTTAAAATCTATATCATTGTGTATTGGTGCGGAAAATATAGATAAGCTTAGGGATAATCTAATTTTTATTGATAGAAATGAACCTCCTGGAGGGCCAGTGATTGAGGTCTCATATCTTCAGTTTGAGTCTGTTCAAATACCTATTAAAGTGGTAAAAACAAAAAATTTTACTCCTATCTATGATGCAATTTCTCAATTTGAGCGTAAGCTTCCCGCTAGGGTTTTAAGGTTTTGTAAGGAAAGGGTTTACGAGATAGTTAAAGGGCAAAATCCGGATAGGAAAATTGCTGTTGTTGATTATGATGAGATAGAGCATAAAGATGATATAGAGGTTGTTTTTGGACTTGGCGTGATAGGTAAGCTTGGGGAGACTGGCTATAAAGGGATTTCGGTTGAGGATTTGTTTGAGGATCTTATTATGAAAAATAAAGGATTCGATCCTGATATGCTAATTAAAAGTACGATTTCATTGTTGCCGAGAAGAACTAGATTTGTCCCTATTTTTAAGTATTTAAGAGAGCTTGGGGTTATATCTAAGAGCGATTACGATAAATCAGGGTTTGATCTTGATAGGCTTGTCGTTAAAAAAGATGCTGACTTTGCCACAGGCAGTGTTATGCAGGCCTCAAGATATAGTGGTTATTCTTTTTCTGATTTTATGGAAAATGCAACTGAGTCTGAAATAGTAAGTATTACCCCATTGCTATCGAATGTAGATTTAGATGTATTGGGGGATTATCTTAAGAGGAATTATTCCTATCTTATTGGTTGTGGTAATAGGTATCATTTTCGGAGATTGATGGCATATTATGATTGGAAATTGTACGGATTTTAAATGTCTTTACATTTTCTCCGCCAGGCTCTTTATCGCCTCGATATACCAGGCCTGATCATTAATTCTATGTGTCAAGATAATCGGCGAAGTCGCCTGCGGCTCTTTCACTAAGCGATAGTGCAGGTCATTACGCAGGCGCGCCGATGTGGGGATTAAGCACAGCCCCGAATCGGCGGCCACTAGACCTAGGGCGGCTTGGATCTCACCTGCCTCATAGACCTCCGCCGGTCGGACGCCCTGGTCGTGCAATAAATGCAGGACGTGATCGGCAAAACTCGGTCTAGGTTCTTTTGGGTACACAATCAGTTTTTGCCCCTGTACCTTTTTCAAGCTTATAGGTTCATCCGAATCTGCTAAATCCGAGCTGGGTGGAAGTGCCAAAGCCAGCTGTTCTTCCCGCAGCACCGTTCTTTGCACCGACGCATCATTTAGCCGTATCCGCCCAAAGCCCACATCAATCCGTCCCGACTTCAAAGCCTCCAACTGCTGCATGGAGGTCAGCTCCACCGTCTGCATATCCACTTCCGGATACTGATGCCTTAGCTTGCGCATCAAGGCGGGCAGGCCGCCATACAGAGTAGAAGCCACAAAGCCTATCGAGAGGGTTTGTCGTTGATGCAGCCCGATCTGCCGTGTTGTATGCACCAGTTGATCCACCCGGCTCAATATCTGCAAGGCCTGCTCATAAAACACCCGTCCGGCCTCGGTCAGCCGCAAGGGGCGGTTATTGCGCAGTAGCAGCGTGACACCCAGCTCTTCTTCCAGCAATTGGATCTGTCGGCTGAGCGGGGGCTGAGCCATATGCAGGCGTTCGGATGCCCGTGTGAAGTTGCGGGTTTCGGCAACGGCCACAAAATATTTGAGCTGACGTAGATCCATAAGGGAAAACCATACCTAGGCTGAATTGATGGTGTTTAGTTTCTTGATTTTTAATATTTATATCAGAAACTATACTCTTAAGGTATAGAACTAGACCTATTTAGTCTTGGAAATAGCGGGCCTGATTCGTGTTCAATCAAGCCATGGAACACACGCGATCTTCTCAACTTTTAGCAGCTCCGGCCCTGATCGAACGGGTGGAGACTTTGCTGCTGGATCTGCCTACGATCCGTCCTCATCAATTGGCGATGACGACCATGCAAGGCCAGACTTTGATGCTGGTGCGCTTGTACTGTTCGGACGGTACGGTGGGTGTCGGCGAGGGCACGACCATTGGTGGTCTGGCCTACGGCGCCGAGTCGCCCGAAGGCATGAAGCTGGCCATCGACACCTATTTCACTCCCTTGCTGCTGGGCGCCAATGCCAATGCTGTGCCTGCCATCATGGCCCGCTTGAACACGGCGATTCAGGATAACCGTTTTGCCAAGAGTGCGGTCGAAACGGCGCTGTTTGATGCCTTGGGCAAGCGCACCGGTCTGCCGGTTTCGCACCTGCTGGGTGGTCGCATGCGCGACAGCCTGCCGGTGGCCTGGACACTGGCGTCGGGCAATACCGCCAAGGATATTGATGAAGCCGAGCGCATGTTGGCGCAGGCTCGTCACCGTATTTTCAAACTGAAGATTGGTCGCCGCCCGGTAAAGGACGATGTGGCGCACGTGGCGGCCATCAAGAAAGCGGTGGGTGACCGTGCAGATGTTCGCGTGGATGTGAACATGGCCTGGAGCCCCTTGCAAGCCCAGTACGGGCTGGCTGGTCTGGTTGATGCAGGTTGCTCCCTGGTAGAGCAGCCGGTACGACGCGCCGATGCGCTGGCTGACCTGAAAGGTCGCTTCCCGATTGCCTTGATGGCCGATGAATCCCTGACTGGCCCGGCCTCTGCCTTTGAGCTGGCCCGTGACTGTGCTGCCGACGTGTTCGCCATCAAGATTGAACAGTCCGGTGGTTTGCGTGCAGGCTTGCAAGTCGCCGCGATTGCCGAAGCCGCTGGTATTGAATTGTATGGCGGCACCATGCTGGAAGGCGCGATCGGTACGGTTGCCGCTGCCCATGTGTTTGCCACAGTGAACCAATTGCAGTGGGGCACGGAACTGTTCGGGCCCTTGCTCTTGACCGAGGAAATCCTGGCAGAGCCGTTGAATTACAGCAATTTTGAATTACAGATACCTCAAGGGCCGGGTTTGGGTATCGTACTGGACGAGGATCGTGTCCAGTATTTCCGCCGCGACAGGACACAAATCAGTGTTGGCTCGGCTGCCTAGGCGCAATAAGAAGCCAGTCGTAGCGGCTTTGCTTGGAACACTTTTTTCAGGATATTAGGAGACACAGAATGAGCGTTAAGATTTTTGATACCCCCGATGTACAAGACTTCCTGCGTTTGGCTTCCGGCCTGGATCAGCCTGGTGGCAATCCACGCGTCAAGCAGATCATGTACCGCATCATCAGCGATCTGTTCAAGACCATTGAAGATCTGGAAATTACCAACGACGAGTACTGGGCAGCCGTGGCTTACCTGAACCGTCTGGGTACGGCCAGCGAAGCCGGTCTGCTTTCTCCCGGTCTGGGCTTTGACCGTTTCCTGGACATGCGCATGGACGCCATGGACAAGGAACTGGGTCTGGACAACGGGACTCCACGCACCATTGAAGGTCCTTTGTACGTATCGGGAGCTCCTGTGGCGCAAGGTTTTGTTCGCCTGGATGACGGTTCCGATACCGCTGGCGAAACTTTGATCATGCACGGTGTCGTGGCTGCTGCGGACGGCAAGCCTATCGCGGGTGCTCAGGTTGAAGTCTGGCACGCCAATACCAAAGGCTTTTATTCGCACTTTGACCCCACCGGCGAGCAACAGCCCTTCAATATGCGCCGCACCATCATTACCGATGAGAACGGTCGCTACAAGTTCCAGAGCATTGTGCCCAAGGGCTACGGCTGTCCTCCGGATGGTCCTACCCAAGGCCTGCTGAACGAGCTGGGCCGCCACGGTAACCGTCCTGCGCACATTCACTTCTTTGTGACGGCTCCTGGCCACCGCAAGCTGACCACGCAGATCAATATTGACGGTGATCCGCTGGTGTATGACGACTTCGCCTACGCCACTCGCGACGGTCTGGTGCCACCACTGACCGAGCACACGGATCCTGCCCGTATCGCTGCCGAAAACCTGGATGGTCCTTTTGCAGAGATCGTGTTTGATATTTCCTTGACCCCCTTGGTCGATGGCAAGGACAACCAGATCGTGAATCGTCCACGTCTGGCTGCCTAAGTACTGATTCAGTCCAGGGCCTGTGTTTGCCAAGTCAAACCAGGCCCTGGGCTGACTTGTTTTTGCTGTGCCTGACGTAAGGGCCAAGCCCATCCGTGGCGTCAGTGCTTTATACGGAGAACGGAGTGATCGATAAACAGGTAAGCAGTGTTGCACAGGCTTTGCATGATGTGCAGGACGGCGCCACGATTCTGGTCGGTGGTTTTGGAACGGCTGGCATACCCACGGAGTTGATCGACGGTCTGATCGAGCAAGGCGCTCGCGACCTGACCATCGTTAACAACAACGCGGGTAATGGCGATGTGGGGCTGGCGGCTTTGCTTAAAACGGGCCGGGTACGCAAGATTATTTGCAGCTTCCCCCGTCAGGCTGATTCCTGGGTATTTGATGACTTGTATCGCAGCGGCAAGATCGAGCTGGAGCTGGTGCCTCAAGGCAATCTGGCCGAACGATTGCGCGCCGCCGGTGCGGGTATCGGTGGCTTTTTCTGCCCCACAGGCTATGGCACAGAGCTGGCCAAGGGCAAGGAAACACGTTTGATCAATGGTCGCTGGCATGTCTATGAAGAGCCCATTCATGGAGATGTCGCCCTGATCAAGGCCGAGCGGGGGGACCGTTGGGGGAATTTGACCTACCGCATGGCGGCGCGCAACTTTGGTCCGGTCATGGCGACCGCGGCGCGCACCACCATTGCCAGTGTGTTTGAACTGGCGGAATTGGGTCAGCTGGACCCTGAAACCATTGTGACGCCCGGCATTCACGTGCGCCGCGTCGTGGTGGTGCCACGCAGTCGCACAGAAGCAGGTGGGTTCAAGGCATGAACGGACAGAGCATGAAGGGGGACAGCATGACGCTCAATTAT
This genomic window from Alcaligenes faecalis contains:
- a CDS encoding DsrE family protein, which gives rise to MPKPAAFVSTLFHAQGNPDKVTVALTMAVNAVQKGHSACLILMAEGVALGVPGAAEPISIGAPFEPAADLLKKYLEQGGRVAVCKSCMLHNGLSAEQMDPRFEIITAPDVIDLLMGATGSLQIS
- a CDS encoding ArsR/SmtB family transcription factor, which encodes MIQSKSDIELLQESADQAAALLQAVGNPKRLVILCLLIQQGEMSVGALNEMVALSPSALSQHLARMRQEGLVSYRREAQTLYYRIEDPNVAKLIGTLKDIFCP
- a CDS encoding YgaP family membrane protein, producing MKSNVGGLDRIVRIVVGVVLIALAATQVIGWWGWLGLIPLITGLVGFCPLYPMLGLSTCPLKKRQ
- a CDS encoding zeta toxin family protein codes for the protein MSGNNADTGKSKKILIIAGPNGAGKTTFARSFLPAEAEVLRFINADLIAAGLSPFAPESAAIKAGRLMLDELKEAVRLGESFALETTLSGQGYVRHIEKWQAQGYRVSLYFLSLPDADMAIARVAERVRQGGHNIPEPVIRRRFAAGMKNFLHHYRDTVDDWVLYDNAGSVPVLLEWGEKDE
- a CDS encoding AraC family transcriptional regulator, whose protein sequence is MGYASPERGGRALDLSHSDTSPLLVSGVIEHYPAGHEVPRHSHHRGHLLYATEGVLLVQADTGQWLVPPTTAVWLRPGVPHQLNATTAVNVHGLFIDEILAAQLPDHDCVIHVTPLVRELIAALVQVIPQENPPLRDALLGQLLIEELRVLHPLPFHLPWPEDELMRRICEDLVRSPAQQKTMDEVAQQYALTPKTLHRRFLKSTGMNLGKWRQQMRLMASIQFLLQGKSITQAALESGYESLSAYSVAFKKTFAYPPSEFLATLSQYLDAGQDAGMV
- the leuA gene encoding 2-isopropylmalate synthase, producing MLTDPSHKYRPFPVVNLPDRQWPQRTLNKAPVWLSTDLRDGNQALFEPMNRDRKLRLFQELVRIGFKEIEVGFPSASQTDFDIVRQLIDEGMIPNDVTPMVITQLREDLIETTVRSVAGARRVIVHFYNAIAPAFREIVFGMEVPQIIDMVRHHVELFKRLTAQHPETEWVLQYSPETFCMAELDVSLAVCNAAIDAWDAGPARPMIINLPTTVEVTTANVFADQIEWMDRHLDRREHIVLSVHPHNDRGTGVACAEQAMLAGAQRVEGCLFGNGERSGNLDVVTLALNLYTQGISPHLDFSDISAVARIAEEATSLPIHPRHPYVGDLVFTAFSGSHQDAIAKGFAVQKEDAPWRVPYLPVDPKDLGRTYDSIVRVNSQSGKGGIAFLLQRDYGIVMPRRMQVEFSAVVQQIADSSETELNSQQIWELFETTYLQANQRQSNISYRTHRLFDEAQGQQGIELQCVNANGETETYTGTGNGPIAATVAALSLPLRIDSYEERSLGSGADACAMAIVEAVMPGVPGSKFGVGKHANIITASVMAVMNAAARFEEVEA
- a CDS encoding MarR family winged helix-turn-helix transcriptional regulator, with protein sequence MSQKSQPRFVFLLNHAHKALQRWIQKQPSAWTDISAAQVGMLFLIRSQGSVTVGEAASALQVAPAAITGLSKRMQAAGLIQRLTDDVDTRKICLTLTPAGEEASIKAKSTLQGLNQQLSDGFTEDELKVVARWLSQVINLDLPTDNYVKHSSSRVAP
- a CDS encoding alpha/beta fold hydrolase translates to MQQVTIQQAGKDPISATLWPAADAKASIIIHPATAVPQDFYRPFAEHLNSLGFIVLSYDYRGIGRSRQKDIRQCDVSMSDWMLEDAVYVTDWLAHHFEGLPILAIGHSVGGHAIAISPATRSVKAAVMIASHAGITALIEKPMERFRVGLIMRVLTPVLCGLCGYMPTRRLGFGENLPRGVMQQWSRWTQKPHYFYDDPQLDAKKRASQVDIPLLVLGFDDDPWANPQAISRLLEPLSKAPIERLQLEHKKLGLAHIGHMGFFRKRNAEALWPIVIDWLIAQSESGPASNP
- a CDS encoding SIR2 family protein codes for the protein MDIEAELSSIFSQRSSGPFLFLGSGFSRRYIGLEDWDGLLSRYCLMGRPYNFYKSSSNNKTPVSAQIIADEFHDFWWEGADYAPSRERYSSLISDRTSPLRLEICDYIKNKNLQEIPSDISEEIEALKECDVDGVITTNWDVFAESLFPGHKVYVGQKELLFSNTMNVGEIYKIHGCCNFPESLVLTQSDYEDYNNRNAYLASKLITIFVEHPIIFIGYSISDPNIREILKSISLCIGAENIDKLRDNLIFIDRNEPPGGPVIEVSYLQFESVQIPIKVVKTKNFTPIYDAISQFERKLPARVLRFCKERVYEIVKGQNPDRKIAVVDYDEIEHKDDIEVVFGLGVIGKLGETGYKGISVEDLFEDLIMKNKGFDPDMLIKSTISLLPRRTRFVPIFKYLRELGVISKSDYDKSGFDLDRLVVKKDADFATGSVMQASRYSGYSFSDFMENATESEIVSITPLLSNVDLDVLGDYLKRNYSYLIGCGNRYHFRRLMAYYDWKLYGF